One Antiquaquibacter oligotrophicus genomic region harbors:
- a CDS encoding DHA2 family efflux MFS transporter permease subunit has translation MVVIALMLVATFVVFLNETIVGVALPRLMEDLRIEASTAQWLTTAFLLTMAVVIPITGFLMQRLTTRTVFALAMSLFSAGTAIAAVAPGFELLLAGRITQAAGTAIMMPLLMTTVMTLVPPHSRGRVMGNISIVMSVAPALGPAVGGVIVDTLDWRWIFILVLPIAIGALLLGVMRIQNVGETRKVPLDALSVVLSALAFGGLVYGLSALGEAARGHTLIAPWIPIAVGAVSLTLFVLRQLHLQKSDRALLDLRVFNHFGYTIAVVLMAILMATLFGVIILLPIYVQQVLGLSAIISGLITVPGSLLMGFLGPVVGRLYDRVGPRPLLIPAAIVVSLSMWSLTMLTENTPWFFVLGAHVLLSAGLAFMFTPLFTSGLGSIPPKFYSFGSAIIGTNQQLAGAAGTAMFIALYTTGLISQQNAGASEAHAMATGIHWAFLAGAILSLFAIVAAFFVPKPDPELAGAGMPAGH, from the coding sequence ATGGTGGTCATCGCGCTCATGCTCGTGGCAACCTTCGTCGTCTTCCTCAATGAGACGATCGTGGGTGTCGCACTCCCCCGCCTCATGGAGGATCTGCGCATCGAGGCCAGCACTGCACAGTGGCTGACCACGGCGTTCCTGCTGACGATGGCGGTCGTGATCCCGATCACCGGGTTCCTCATGCAGCGACTGACGACCCGCACCGTGTTCGCCCTCGCCATGAGCCTGTTCAGCGCCGGAACGGCCATCGCCGCCGTCGCGCCCGGCTTCGAGCTTCTCCTCGCCGGTCGCATCACGCAGGCCGCGGGCACGGCCATCATGATGCCGTTGCTCATGACCACGGTCATGACGCTCGTTCCCCCTCACTCACGCGGACGGGTCATGGGCAACATCTCCATCGTCATGTCCGTCGCGCCGGCCCTCGGCCCTGCAGTGGGAGGCGTGATCGTCGACACCCTCGACTGGCGGTGGATCTTCATCCTCGTGCTGCCGATCGCTATCGGCGCGCTGCTTCTCGGCGTCATGCGCATCCAGAACGTCGGCGAAACCCGCAAAGTGCCGCTCGATGCCCTCTCCGTCGTGCTCTCAGCGCTCGCGTTCGGCGGGCTCGTCTACGGTCTCAGCGCCCTCGGCGAGGCGGCACGCGGACACACGCTCATCGCACCGTGGATCCCGATCGCGGTCGGCGCAGTCTCGCTCACCCTGTTCGTGCTGCGCCAGCTTCACCTCCAGAAGAGCGACCGCGCCCTGCTCGACCTGCGGGTGTTCAACCACTTCGGCTACACGATCGCCGTTGTGCTCATGGCGATCCTCATGGCGACACTCTTCGGCGTGATCATCCTGCTCCCCATCTACGTGCAGCAGGTGCTCGGCCTCTCGGCGATCATCAGTGGACTCATCACGGTGCCCGGAAGCCTCCTCATGGGCTTCCTCGGCCCCGTCGTCGGGCGCCTGTACGACCGCGTCGGACCGCGACCGCTGCTCATTCCGGCGGCCATCGTCGTGAGCCTCTCGATGTGGAGCCTCACGATGCTCACAGAGAACACACCCTGGTTCTTCGTGCTCGGCGCTCACGTTCTGCTCTCGGCGGGCCTCGCGTTTATGTTCACCCCGCTGTTCACGTCGGGCCTCGGCTCGATCCCGCCCAAGTTCTACTCGTTCGGCAGCGCCATCATTGGCACCAACCAGCAGCTCGCGGGAGCAGCCGGAACGGCCATGTTCATCGCCCTGTACACGACCGGACTCATAAGCCAGCAGAACGCGGGCGCGAGCGAAGCGCACGCGATGGCAACGGGCATCCACTGGGCGTTCCTCGCGGGAGCAATCCTGTCGCTCTTCGCCATCGTCGCCGCATTCTTCGTGCCCAAGCCCGACCCCGAGCTTGCCGGCGCAGGGATGCCCGCAGGCCACTAA
- a CDS encoding flavodoxin family protein, with product MRTVIVYESQFGNTRQVADAIAEGARQVSEVRMVNVNDATPERLDSADLVLVGGPTHVHGMSRPETRAQAQRIADADDNLILEPQAPGTGIREWLESGPVLPALVAAFDTRADAAKWLTGSAARHIAKRLRGHGRTMVIEPGSFLAPDNDIDLSEVERARDWGARAARSAIETTGLDYARRTI from the coding sequence ATGAGGACCGTCATCGTCTACGAATCGCAGTTCGGCAACACACGACAGGTCGCCGACGCCATCGCCGAAGGGGCGAGGCAGGTGAGCGAGGTGCGTATGGTGAACGTCAATGACGCGACCCCCGAACGACTCGACAGCGCCGACCTCGTCTTGGTTGGGGGCCCCACGCACGTTCACGGGATGTCGCGACCGGAAACCCGCGCTCAGGCTCAGAGAATCGCCGACGCCGACGACAACCTCATCCTCGAGCCGCAAGCCCCAGGCACCGGCATACGCGAGTGGCTCGAATCCGGGCCCGTGCTCCCCGCGCTTGTCGCCGCGTTCGACACGAGAGCCGACGCCGCGAAATGGCTCACCGGCTCGGCGGCCCGGCACATTGCCAAACGCCTGCGCGGCCACGGTCGCACCATGGTGATCGAGCCCGGGAGCTTTCTTGCTCCTGACAACGACATCGACCTGAGCGAAGTGGAGCGCGCACGAGACTGGGGGGCAAGAGCCGCCCGCAGCGCGATCGAAACCACCGGCCTCGACTACGCGCGCCGCACCATCTAG